From the genome of Chloroflexota bacterium, one region includes:
- a CDS encoding ABC transporter ATP-binding protein: MGMAGRMMLGGMGDDTKAYDHRIARRLLAYLLPHRRRLAVVFVLVVLAAAAANVGPLLLKIGIDDGICGGALDCSDLTQVQGNGGLLAIVGMVYIGSLGLMWALNYFQVLLTAAIGQASLRQLRNDMFAKLQRLSLSYFSRHPLGAVMSRITNDVDVISEFVTLGVTSLVGDVVMLVIIVGMMFGLDWRLALVSLAVMPLMWLASRVFSKWARNAFRQVRSTVGDVYGNLQESIDGVRTAQSFVREDRNAAAFEQTNRQNVDASVRAGAIVSAFIPVVDTISALATALVIVVGGMFVINGEMGVGTLVAFIALIARFFTPIQQLTRFYNQLQSTMAAGEKIFELIDEPLDVEDQSDARALPQIQGRVEFDHVTFGYNGTDVLHDISFDVEPGQRVALVGPTGAGKTTTVNLLARFYEAGRGEIRIDGVPLDSVTQDSLRGQMGIVPQDSYLFSGTIRENIAFARPYATDEQVVEAAEAVGAHDFIQRLPEGYDTDVRERGARLSVGQRQLICFARALLADPRLLILDEATSSVDAHTEQIIQRGLDRLMAGRTSFVIAHRLATVRGADLILVFQDGQIVERGGHDELLEAGGLYYQLYTTGFPGDETPEQTTATETMVLNRRMWM, encoded by the coding sequence ATGGGCATGGCGGGACGCATGATGCTGGGGGGCATGGGCGACGACACCAAGGCCTACGATCACCGGATCGCGCGGCGGCTGCTGGCCTACCTGCTGCCGCACCGGCGACGGCTGGCGGTGGTGTTTGTGCTGGTGGTGCTGGCGGCGGCAGCGGCGAACGTGGGTCCGCTGCTGCTGAAGATCGGCATTGACGACGGCATTTGCGGCGGCGCGCTTGACTGCAGCGACCTGACCCAGGTCCAGGGCAACGGCGGCCTGCTGGCGATCGTCGGGATGGTCTACATCGGATCGCTGGGCCTGATGTGGGCGCTCAACTACTTCCAGGTGCTGCTCACGGCGGCCATCGGCCAGGCGAGCCTGCGGCAGTTGCGCAACGACATGTTCGCCAAGCTGCAGCGGCTGTCGCTCTCCTATTTCAGCCGGCATCCGCTGGGCGCGGTGATGTCGCGCATCACCAACGACGTGGACGTCATCAGCGAGTTCGTGACGCTTGGCGTGACGTCGCTGGTCGGCGACGTGGTGATGCTGGTGATCATCGTCGGAATGATGTTCGGGCTGGATTGGCGGCTGGCGCTGGTATCCCTGGCGGTGATGCCGCTGATGTGGCTGGCGAGCCGCGTATTCAGCAAATGGGCGCGGAACGCGTTCCGGCAGGTACGCTCCACCGTGGGCGACGTCTACGGCAACTTGCAGGAGAGCATCGACGGCGTGCGCACGGCGCAGTCGTTCGTGCGCGAGGACCGCAACGCCGCCGCCTTCGAGCAGACCAACCGGCAGAACGTGGACGCCAGCGTGCGCGCGGGCGCCATCGTGTCGGCGTTCATTCCCGTAGTGGACACAATCTCGGCGCTGGCGACGGCACTGGTGATCGTCGTCGGTGGCATGTTCGTGATCAACGGCGAGATGGGCGTCGGCACGCTGGTGGCCTTCATCGCGCTGATCGCCCGCTTCTTCACGCCCATTCAGCAGCTCACGCGCTTCTACAACCAGCTCCAGTCCACCATGGCGGCGGGCGAGAAGATCTTCGAGCTGATCGACGAGCCGCTGGACGTCGAGGACCAGTCGGACGCGCGGGCGCTGCCGCAGATCCAGGGACGGGTCGAGTTCGACCACGTGACCTTCGGCTACAACGGGACGGACGTGCTGCACGACATCTCGTTCGATGTCGAGCCCGGGCAGCGCGTGGCCCTGGTGGGGCCGACCGGCGCCGGCAAGACGACCACGGTGAACCTGCTGGCCCGCTTCTACGAGGCGGGCCGTGGCGAGATCCGCATCGACGGCGTGCCGTTGGACTCGGTGACGCAGGACTCCCTGCGCGGCCAGATGGGCATCGTGCCGCAGGACAGCTATCTGTTCTCGGGCACGATCCGCGAGAACATCGCCTTCGCGCGGCCCTACGCCACCGACGAGCAGGTCGTGGAGGCGGCGGAGGCCGTGGGAGCGCACGACTTCATCCAGCGGCTGCCGGAAGGCTACGACACCGATGTGCGCGAGCGCGGCGCGCGGCTGTCGGTGGGCCAGCGACAGCTCATCTGCTTCGCTCGCGCGCTGCTGGCGGACCCACGCCTGCTGATCCTGGACGAGGCCACCTCGAGCGTGGACGCCCACACCGAGCAGATCATCCAGCGCGGCCTCGACCGGCTGATGGCGGGGCGCACGTCGTTCGTCATCGCGCACCGGCTGGCCACCGTGCGGGGCGCCGACCTGATCCTGGTGTTCCAGGACGGCCAGATCGTGGAGCGCGGCGGGCACGACGAGCTGCTGGAAGCCGGCGGGCTCTACTACCAGCTCTACACCACCGGCTTCCCCGGCGACGAGACGCCGGAGCAAACCACGGCCACCGAGACCATGGTCCTCAACCGCCGGATGTGGATGTAG
- a CDS encoding GNAT family N-acetyltransferase, translating into MRLRAATLADAAAIAEINVRAWQTAFRGIVPDERLDAMRVEERVDRFRQRLAPAESANQRFILAVSGDTALGFVGFGTTGDEDVDPARVAEVHGLYVHPAHWRRGAGRRLLRAAVDALAADGFETATLWTLAACEPTRAFYESVGWRTDGAESVWEERDGLELVRYRRILPTSEPESDPGP; encoded by the coding sequence GTGCGTCTGCGCGCGGCCACGCTGGCGGACGCCGCGGCCATCGCCGAAATTAACGTGCGCGCGTGGCAGACCGCGTTTCGCGGAATCGTTCCGGACGAACGGCTGGACGCGATGCGAGTCGAAGAGCGTGTTGACCGCTTTCGGCAGCGTCTGGCGCCGGCGGAGTCCGCCAACCAACGCTTCATCCTCGCGGTGTCCGGTGACACGGCGCTCGGATTCGTGGGCTTTGGGACCACGGGCGACGAGGACGTGGACCCCGCCCGCGTGGCCGAAGTGCACGGGCTCTACGTGCACCCCGCGCACTGGCGGCGAGGAGCGGGTCGGCGACTGCTGCGCGCCGCCGTCGACGCCTTGGCCGCCGACGGCTTCGAAACCGCGACGCTCTGGACGCTGGCGGCCTGCGAGCCAACGCGGGCGTTTTACGAATCGGTGGGGTGGCGGACAGACGGCGCGGAGTCCGTGTGGGAGGAACGGGACGGCCTGGAGCTCGTGCGCTATCGCAGAATCTTGCCGACCAGTGAGCCGGAGTCAGACCCAGGCCCATAG
- a CDS encoding VOC family protein gives MGVTKVVHVGFTVADLDRSVAFYSALLGEGPHFRRRYDEPYISDIIGYPDCSLEIALFRLPGTEVELELLRYYEPPPGRVDLETYNAGNAHLCLSVDDWDAAVERLKALGATFHREAPVWQTAGEFEGTGTLYLRDPDGITVELDLRAPVTAV, from the coding sequence ATGGGTGTGACCAAGGTCGTTCACGTGGGATTCACCGTGGCGGACCTGGACCGATCCGTCGCGTTCTATAGCGCCCTGCTCGGCGAGGGCCCCCATTTCCGCCGCCGCTACGACGAGCCCTACATCAGCGACATCATCGGCTACCCCGACTGCAGCCTGGAGATCGCGCTGTTCCGGTTGCCGGGCACCGAGGTCGAGCTGGAGTTGCTGCGCTACTACGAGCCGCCGCCGGGACGCGTCGACCTCGAGACCTACAACGCCGGCAACGCGCACCTGTGCCTGTCCGTGGACGACTGGGACGCGGCCGTCGAGCGGCTGAAGGCGCTCGGTGCGACATTCCACCGCGAGGCGCCCGTCTGGCAGACGGCCGGCGAGTTCGAAGGCACCGGGACGCTCTATCTGCGCGATCCCGACGGCATCACGGTCGAGCTCGACCTCCGCGCGCCGGTGACGGCGGTGTAG
- a CDS encoding ABC transporter ATP-binding protein has protein sequence MATPVAQAAGGRAQLDLDPNRQTRYWRMLLWLLRNFRPYRGRLAVAVVAMLAYSGTVVALPWTVKLAIDQLLATPGNDLLGFAASVGLFGLIAAARLATGLIHSRTMVTLSEWVVLDIRTKLVAHLQRLSMSFYDRNQVGQIMSRVQNDMEQLADSLWILTSSTASFVSVIGIAAAMLAMDARLAAITLAFVALLIPSLAFWRRIAHRPLRRARETIADVTSSVQENVAGIRVVQSLNRQQQNTRGFRSVNRDNLDATLRSARYRYGLWPSVELLAALALAFVILVMGQGIGTSVSVGLLVAFALYIERLFEPIRDLTGEFGQLTRSLVAADRAVELLEIEPAVRPAPDAIVLPPVTGRIEYEHVHFEYEPGQPVLHDISVSVEPGETVAVVGPTGSGKTTLVSLLLRLYDVTSGRVTVDGHDLRDVTRDSLSRQIGIVPQEAFLFSATVWENIRHDRTDLSDADIVNAARAAGAHEFITRLPDGYDTALYERGGNLSVGQRQLISFARAMARDPRILILDEATANVDTETELHIQQALHRLLRGRTSVVIAHRLSTVRNADRILVLDEGRLVEQGAHEELLARRGLYHSLYARSVLSPEAERP, from the coding sequence ATGGCGACACCAGTGGCCCAGGCGGCCGGCGGCCGGGCGCAATTGGATCTGGACCCCAACCGCCAGACGCGCTATTGGCGGATGCTGCTCTGGCTGCTCCGGAACTTTCGCCCATACCGCGGGCGGCTGGCGGTGGCGGTCGTCGCCATGCTGGCGTACAGCGGCACAGTCGTCGCGTTGCCGTGGACGGTCAAGCTGGCCATCGACCAACTGCTGGCGACGCCTGGAAACGACCTGCTTGGATTTGCCGCCAGCGTGGGGCTCTTCGGCCTCATCGCCGCGGCCCGCCTGGCCACGGGCCTGATCCATAGCCGGACCATGGTGACGCTCAGCGAGTGGGTGGTGCTCGATATCCGCACCAAGCTCGTGGCGCATCTGCAGCGCCTGTCAATGTCGTTCTATGACCGTAATCAGGTGGGGCAGATCATGTCCCGCGTCCAGAACGACATGGAGCAACTGGCGGATTCGCTTTGGATCCTCACGTCGTCGACGGCGAGTTTCGTGAGCGTGATCGGCATCGCGGCCGCGATGCTGGCGATGGACGCGCGGCTTGCGGCGATCACGCTGGCGTTCGTCGCCTTGCTGATTCCCAGTCTGGCGTTTTGGCGTCGGATTGCGCACCGGCCCCTTCGCCGAGCCCGCGAGACCATCGCCGACGTCACCTCGAGCGTCCAAGAGAACGTGGCGGGCATTCGCGTCGTGCAAAGTCTCAACCGCCAGCAGCAGAACACCCGCGGCTTCCGCAGCGTGAACCGGGACAACCTGGACGCCACGCTGCGGTCCGCGCGCTACCGCTACGGACTGTGGCCGTCGGTTGAGCTCCTCGCGGCACTTGCTCTGGCGTTCGTCATCCTCGTCATGGGCCAGGGGATCGGCACGTCCGTCTCCGTCGGCCTGCTCGTCGCCTTCGCGCTGTACATCGAGCGGCTCTTCGAGCCCATTCGCGACCTGACCGGTGAGTTCGGCCAGCTCACCCGGTCGTTAGTGGCGGCTGATCGGGCCGTCGAGCTCCTGGAGATCGAGCCCGCCGTGCGCCCGGCGCCGGATGCGATCGTCCTGCCGCCCGTGACCGGCAGGATCGAGTATGAGCACGTCCACTTTGAGTACGAACCCGGGCAACCTGTCCTGCATGACATCAGCGTGTCGGTGGAGCCGGGCGAGACGGTGGCGGTCGTGGGCCCCACCGGCTCCGGCAAGACGACGCTCGTTTCGCTGCTGCTACGGCTCTACGACGTCACCAGTGGGCGCGTAACCGTGGACGGGCATGACCTGCGGGACGTCACCCGCGACTCCCTTTCGCGGCAGATCGGCATCGTCCCGCAGGAAGCCTTTCTCTTTTCAGCCACGGTCTGGGAGAACATCCGGCACGACCGGACCGATTTGAGCGACGCCGACATCGTCAACGCCGCGCGGGCCGCCGGGGCGCACGAGTTCATTACGCGCCTGCCCGACGGCTATGACACCGCCCTCTACGAGCGCGGCGGCAACCTGAGCGTCGGCCAGCGCCAGCTGATCAGCTTTGCCCGGGCCATGGCGCGAGATCCGCGAATCCTGATCCTTGACGAAGCGACGGCCAACGTGGACACGGAGACGGAACTGCACATCCAGCAGGCCCTCCACCGCCTACTACGCGGACGCACCTCGGTCGTCATCGCCCACCGACTCTCGACGGTGCGGAATGCCGACCGCATTTTGGTCTTGGATGAAGGCCGCCTCGTCGAGCAGGGGGCGCACGAGGAACTGCTGGCGCGGCGCGGTCTCTACCACTCGCTCTATGCGCGCTCGGTGCTAAGTCCGGAAGCCGAAAGACCTTGA
- a CDS encoding ABC transporter ATP-binding protein, translating to MRLVKYALTQRALVIVTAVVMVASIVPRVVLPLLAGDAVDALLTQGRDALALIAVLMIAAGLVRAMLGYLGLYLAERVGRVTEYRLRNDFVAKLQWLNFGFFDRQKTGDLMSRATVDADACANFISTGVMHGIAFLTLFFLPIIVMLSMNWQLGLIVLVGSLMISGYGVSLALRLFRIYTQVFQETGRMNTALQESLTGIRTVKALGAQDYEKRRYRQRASAVASSFILADRLAVTRDAVLTFLYAALIAAILLVGGWQVQQGVITAGTLAAFVLFLVMLGGSIAGLEWRVRLFSTAMAAGTRIFEVLDTRNPLVVAEDARELSASGHVVFDSVSFAYTDDVPALHDVSFELRPGQTAAIVGGSGSGKSTIAHLLPRFYDASAGRITIDGVDVRDVTLESLRRSVGIVMQDVFVFSATIRDNIAYGVDDASMEDVVRAARAAQLHGFIESLPDGYDTWVGERGTTLSGGQRQRLAIARTLLLAPPILILDDSTSSVDVATEALIQRAMVQVLRDRTALVIAHRLSTVRRADLILVLDQGRIVEQGTHNDLLQRDGPYRRIHDLQLRPADDMRGFGSYA from the coding sequence ATGCGTCTCGTCAAGTACGCCCTGACGCAGCGGGCGCTCGTCATCGTGACAGCCGTCGTCATGGTTGCCTCGATCGTGCCGCGGGTGGTGCTTCCGCTCCTTGCCGGCGACGCCGTCGACGCTCTTCTGACGCAGGGTCGTGATGCGCTGGCGCTGATCGCGGTCCTCATGATCGCGGCTGGCCTGGTCCGGGCGATGCTGGGGTACCTGGGCCTCTACCTGGCCGAGCGCGTCGGCCGGGTGACCGAGTACCGGCTCCGGAACGACTTCGTCGCCAAGCTGCAATGGCTCAACTTCGGGTTCTTTGACCGCCAGAAGACCGGCGACTTGATGTCACGAGCCACCGTCGACGCCGACGCCTGCGCCAATTTCATATCGACCGGCGTGATGCACGGCATCGCATTCCTCACGCTGTTCTTCCTCCCCATCATCGTCATGCTCAGCATGAACTGGCAGCTGGGTCTCATAGTCCTCGTCGGCTCCCTGATGATCTCGGGGTATGGGGTCTCGTTGGCCCTTCGACTGTTTCGGATCTATACCCAGGTCTTCCAGGAAACCGGTCGCATGAACACCGCGCTGCAAGAGAGCCTGACGGGGATTCGAACGGTGAAGGCTCTGGGCGCCCAAGACTACGAGAAGCGGCGGTATCGGCAGCGGGCCAGCGCGGTCGCCAGCAGTTTCATTCTCGCCGACCGTCTCGCCGTGACCAGGGACGCCGTCCTCACCTTCCTCTACGCCGCATTGATAGCGGCGATATTGCTCGTTGGCGGATGGCAGGTGCAGCAAGGGGTCATCACCGCCGGAACGCTGGCGGCATTTGTGCTGTTCCTGGTGATGCTGGGCGGATCCATCGCGGGCCTGGAGTGGCGGGTACGACTCTTTTCCACCGCCATGGCCGCGGGCACGCGCATATTCGAGGTTCTCGACACCAGGAATCCGCTTGTCGTTGCCGAGGATGCCCGAGAGTTGTCCGCCAGCGGGCACGTCGTGTTCGACTCGGTGTCGTTTGCCTACACCGACGACGTGCCCGCGTTACACGACGTCTCATTTGAGCTGCGTCCCGGTCAGACGGCGGCGATCGTCGGCGGCTCGGGCTCAGGCAAGAGCACCATCGCGCACCTGCTGCCACGGTTCTACGATGCGTCGGCGGGCCGAATCACCATCGACGGCGTGGACGTCCGGGACGTGACCCTCGAGTCGCTGCGCCGCAGCGTTGGCATCGTCATGCAGGACGTATTCGTCTTTTCGGCCACCATTCGGGACAACATCGCCTACGGCGTCGACGATGCGTCAATGGAGGATGTGGTTCGAGCCGCCCGGGCCGCCCAGCTGCATGGCTTCATTGAGAGCCTGCCGGATGGCTATGACACCTGGGTGGGCGAGCGCGGCACAACCCTGTCCGGCGGCCAGCGCCAGCGGCTCGCCATTGCCCGCACGCTCCTGCTGGCGCCTCCAATTCTCATTCTTGACGACTCCACGTCCAGCGTCGACGTCGCGACCGAGGCGCTGATCCAACGGGCAATGGTGCAGGTGCTCCGAGACCGAACCGCACTTGTCATCGCCCACCGGCTCTCCACGGTGCGGCGCGCGGACCTCATTCTGGTGCTCGACCAGGGCCGGATCGTCGAGCAAGGCACCCACAACGATCTGCTGCAACGGGATGGCCCCTATCGCCGGATTCACGACCTCCAGCTACGTCCGGCTGATGACATGCGCGGGTTCGGCTCCTATGCGTGA